CGTGATGAGCGCGCCGAGAACGTCGTAGTAGGGGATCCCGAACCCGTGCAGGAACTCCCCGACGGGACCGAGTTCCGGGTTCGAGATGACGTCGGTGACGTTCGTCCCGTTCGGCGTTTCCGTGGGAGCCTGTTGGCCGACCCAGTCGGCGAAGCGAACCGCCATCAGTGGTAGGTCGCCGTGTTGCCGCGCGTTTCCACCACCTCGGCGTTCGCCCGCTCGGCGAGGTCGTGGGCGAGTTCGTCGGTCGTCGCCGCACTGCGGGCCGCCCGGAGGAATTTGACTTTGACCAGTTCGCGGTCGTCGAGTTGGTTGTCGAGCTCCCCGACGACGCTCCCGATACCGCCCTTTCCGACCCGCAGCGTGGCATCGACGCCGTGGGCGCGCTCTTTGAGCGTTCGTTCGTCGGTCATCGCCGGCCGTCCTCGCTCGCCGGACGTAAGCCTATCCATACGAAAACCGCACGAAGTGTTATGCTAATACCTCTCCTACCACTTTTCATGGGAGACGTAAACGACCCGAATAGATACCGCTCTCGGTTTGAGAAAGAACTTTCTCGCCTGAAAGACCTCCCTAACCAAGACGACGCGCGCGCGATTCGAGCATGGGCCAACTCTATGGCGAAGTCGTATTCAACCAGATATATCAGGACTCACGTTATCCGAAAGCTCTCCGAGCGCGCCGCCGTCGGAGGACACCCGTCACTTACTGAAATGTCCGACTCATGGGAGTTCTACGAGCTACACGACTCACTCCGCGACGGGTCGAACCCCGACGTGAAAGACGCGGGCCTGTCCCCCTCGACGCTCCGAACCCTTCGACAAACGGCGCGTGTATTCTTCCGCGACGCTCTCAAGCGTGAGTGGAGCGAGGACATCGTGATAGGGACTGTCCCCGAGACCAAAATCACGGCCGACGATATATTCGTCTCCGAAGAAATCGAAGCCCTGTTCTCCGTCTGTCAGAACCCGCGAGACAAGGCGATAATGGGTGTTCTCCTCGCCACCGGCCAACGCATGAGCGCCACCCTCTCGCTTCGGGTGGGCGACGTGGACCTCTCCGGACGAACCGGCGTTATCCACCTGAATGATGAGGCGGTTGGGTTGAAGGGTGCGGGCGGCCCCCGGCCGCTGCTGTGGGCCACCGAATACGTAAAAAACTGGTTGGACGTTCACCCGAGCGCCGACGACGAAAGCGCCGCCCTGTTTTGCGTGCTCGGGGTGAAATACGACAACCACCCCGACGAGAGACGGTATGAGGCGCTCTCGGCGAGCGGCGTCCGTCAGCAACTCCGACGAATCGCCACCCGCGCCGGCGTCGAAAAACCCGTGAATCCACACAACTTCCGGCACACCGCCATCACGCGCATGGTCCGCGACGGCGTGCCTGACCAGCAAATAAAGTGGACCGTGGGGTGGAAAAAGGACAGTTCGCAGTTCGACCGCTACACCCACCTTCGAGACGACGAAATGCTTCAGTCGGTCCTCGAACATCACGACCTCGCCGAACCCGAGTCCGACATTGGCCGCCCGACGCTCGAAACCTGTCCGTCTTGTGGCGC
This region of Halococcus sediminicola genomic DNA includes:
- a CDS encoding YhbY family RNA-binding protein → MTDERTLKERAHGVDATLRVGKGGIGSVVGELDNQLDDRELVKVKFLRAARSAATTDELAHDLAERANAEVVETRGNTATYH
- a CDS encoding tyrosine-type recombinase/integrase, giving the protein MSDSWEFYELHDSLRDGSNPDVKDAGLSPSTLRTLRQTARVFFRDALKREWSEDIVIGTVPETKITADDIFVSEEIEALFSVCQNPRDKAIMGVLLATGQRMSATLSLRVGDVDLSGRTGVIHLNDEAVGLKGAGGPRPLLWATEYVKNWLDVHPSADDESAALFCVLGVKYDNHPDERRYEALSASGVRQQLRRIATRAGVEKPVNPHNFRHTAITRMVRDGVPDQQIKWTVGWKKDSSQFDRYTHLRDDEMLQSVLEHHDLAEPESDIGRPTLETCPSCGAALDGWVNPAACPGCGLSLSHDSLDVAGAAGDGEALSAALAGDISPEGAPVVEAVEELLRENPNAVAARLAELLDSP